The following coding sequences are from one Poecilia reticulata strain Guanapo linkage group LG18, Guppy_female_1.0+MT, whole genome shotgun sequence window:
- the slc10a7 gene encoding sodium/bile acid cotransporter 7 isoform X1 — MGLLARLRKEWFIIGIVLVILSAKLLPGVGVKEGPLRPEVTITYIAVSLIFFNSGLSLKTEELRNALFHVRLHLFVQSFTLVFFPLVIWLLLQVLALTAIDQWLLKGLQTVSCMPPPVSSAVILTKAVGGNEAAAIFNSAFGSFLGIVVTPLLLLLFLGSSSSVPFTSIFSQLFMTVVVPLILGQVCRGFLRECLERRKPPFGAISSAVLLMIIYTTFCDTFSNPNIELDPTSLLLVVIIIFSIQVSFMLLTFAFSTRSGSGFSPADTVAIMFCSTHKSLTLGIPMLKIVFSGYQHLSLISVPLLIYHPAQILLGSVLVPTIRSWMTSRQKVTQSLWRLPGCWLCSSSDL, encoded by the exons ATGGGCCTCCTGGCGAGGCTCCGGAAGGAGTGGTTCATCATCGGGATAGTGCTGGTCATCCTGTCTGCCAAACTGCTGCCCGGTGTCGGTGTTAAAGAAG GTCCACTAAGGCCAGAGGTCACCATCACCTACATCGCCGTTTCCCTCATCTTCTTCAACAGCGGCCTGTCTCTGAAAACGGAG GAGCTGAGGAATGCGCTGTTCCACGTTCGCCTCCACCTCTTTGTCCAGTCGTTCACTCTGGTCTTCTTCCCCCTGGTCatctggctgctgctgcaggtcctGGCGCTGACCGCCATCGACCAGTGGCTGCTCAAAGG GTTACAGACGGTGAGCTGCATGCCCCCTCCGGTTTCCTCCGCCGTCATTCTGACCAAAGCAGTCGGCGGGAACGAG gcggcggccatctttaacTCTGCGTTCGGAAGCTTCCTG GGCATCGTGGTGactccactgctgctgctgctcttt ctcggCTCTTCATCCTCTGTTCCCTTCACCTCCATCTTCTCTCAGCTCTTCATGACGGTTGTTGTTCCGCTGATCCTGGGTCAG GTGTGCCGCGGTTTCCTCAGGGAGTGCCTGGAGCGCCGGAAGCCTCCGTTCGGCGCCATTAGCAGCGCCGTCCTCCTCATGATCATCTACACAACGTTCTGCGACACGTTCAGCAACCCCAACATCGAGCTGGACCCCACCAGCCTGCTGCTGGTCGTCATCATCA ttttctccaTCCAGGTCAGCTTCATGCTGCTCACCTTCGCCTTTTCCACCAG GTCTGGATCAGGATTCAGTCCCGCCGACACCGTCGCCATCATGTTCTGCTCCACACACAAGTCTCTCACTCTGG GAATCCCGATGCTGAAGATCGTCTTCTCAGGCTACCAGCATCTGTCTCTGATCTCCGTGCCGCTGCTCATCTACCACCCGGCCCAGATCCTGCTCGGCTCCGTCCTGGTGCCCACCATCCGGAGCTGGATGACGAGCCGACAGAAGGTAACCCAGTCGCTGTGGAGGCTCCCTGGCTGCTGGCtgtgctccagttctgacctctga
- the slc10a7 gene encoding sodium/bile acid cotransporter 7 isoform X3 has translation MGLLARLRKEWFIIGIVLVILSAKLLPGVGVKEGPLRPEVTITYIAVSLIFFNSGLSLKTEELRNALFHVRLHLFVQSFTLVFFPLVIWLLLQVLALTAIDQWLLKGLQTVSCMPPPVSSAVILTKAVGGNEAAAIFNSAFGSFLGIVVTPLLLLLFLGSSSSVPFTSIFSQLFMTVVVPLILGQVCRGFLRECLERRKPPFGAISSAVLLMIIYTTFCDTFSNPNIELDPTSLLLVVIIIFSIQVSFMLLTFAFSTRSGSGFSPADTVAIMFCSTHKSLTLGIPMLKIVFSGYQHLSLISVPLLIYHPAQILLGSVLVPTIRSWMTSRQKTSLLLR, from the exons ATGGGCCTCCTGGCGAGGCTCCGGAAGGAGTGGTTCATCATCGGGATAGTGCTGGTCATCCTGTCTGCCAAACTGCTGCCCGGTGTCGGTGTTAAAGAAG GTCCACTAAGGCCAGAGGTCACCATCACCTACATCGCCGTTTCCCTCATCTTCTTCAACAGCGGCCTGTCTCTGAAAACGGAG GAGCTGAGGAATGCGCTGTTCCACGTTCGCCTCCACCTCTTTGTCCAGTCGTTCACTCTGGTCTTCTTCCCCCTGGTCatctggctgctgctgcaggtcctGGCGCTGACCGCCATCGACCAGTGGCTGCTCAAAGG GTTACAGACGGTGAGCTGCATGCCCCCTCCGGTTTCCTCCGCCGTCATTCTGACCAAAGCAGTCGGCGGGAACGAG gcggcggccatctttaacTCTGCGTTCGGAAGCTTCCTG GGCATCGTGGTGactccactgctgctgctgctcttt ctcggCTCTTCATCCTCTGTTCCCTTCACCTCCATCTTCTCTCAGCTCTTCATGACGGTTGTTGTTCCGCTGATCCTGGGTCAG GTGTGCCGCGGTTTCCTCAGGGAGTGCCTGGAGCGCCGGAAGCCTCCGTTCGGCGCCATTAGCAGCGCCGTCCTCCTCATGATCATCTACACAACGTTCTGCGACACGTTCAGCAACCCCAACATCGAGCTGGACCCCACCAGCCTGCTGCTGGTCGTCATCATCA ttttctccaTCCAGGTCAGCTTCATGCTGCTCACCTTCGCCTTTTCCACCAG GTCTGGATCAGGATTCAGTCCCGCCGACACCGTCGCCATCATGTTCTGCTCCACACACAAGTCTCTCACTCTGG GAATCCCGATGCTGAAGATCGTCTTCTCAGGCTACCAGCATCTGTCTCTGATCTCCGTGCCGCTGCTCATCTACCACCCGGCCCAGATCCTGCTCGGCTCCGTCCTGGTGCCCACCATCCGGAGCTGGATGACGAGCCGACAGAAG ACTAGTCTGTTGTTGAGATAG
- the ttc29 gene encoding tetratricopeptide repeat protein 29 produces MKKVLDSFRNRKVSASSILSRKEIALFRNSPKQFMCVEMLQDGYHRSFSELFTLLRTDVEQRANAPPRSPRLQEPPLADQREKLETIRLHLCRAEKAERDGAWTAVCEERLHLGRYFTHPMDLWLSFHFYHSCADRVFGGRSKSATEARFHLAELYRQQGDLLEARDHAERALKQAEDGGWLDPEGRPLRLWGCRELGEIYSLLGEAYLAAQDYDTATMLLQLGSKMAIEGGDKSVEAESFFREGMGLQSSGDHQAAMELFNICAELFGSLQDVKGLVKSYKAIAKSLESEGNIEECIKILEKAADLCQISDLQELLADISLTLGCIYSDVNRPLKSCEYFLQSYKAACTAREVVLQHKAQVKLGHTSVHALIKSYNSEMETPSLTSVKRLVDWKETRGHQDFC; encoded by the exons GTTCAGAAACTCTCCGAAGCAGTTCATGTGCGTGGAGATGCTGCAGGACGGCTACCACAG GTCGTTTTCAGAGCTCTTCACTCTGCTGCGCACTGACGTGGAGCAGAGGGCCAACGCTCCGCCCAGATCGCCCCGGCTGCAGGAGCCCCCACTGGCGGATCAGCGGGAGAAACTGGAGACCATCCGGCTGCACCTGTGCCGGGCAGAGAAAGCAGAACGGGACG GTGCCTGGACAGCCGTGTGTGAGGAGCGGCTGCATTTGGGTCGCTACTTCACCCATCCGATGGACCTCTGGCTCAGCTTCCACTTCTACCACAGCTGCGCTGACAGAGTGTTCGGAGGCCGGTCCAAATCCGCCACGGAGGCCAGATTCCACCTGGCTGAGCTGTACCGGCAGCAAG GCGACCTGCTGGAGGCGAGGGACCACGCGGAGAGGGCCCTGAAGCAGGCGGAGGACGGAGGCTGGCTGGACCCGGAGGGCCGGCCGCTGAGGCTCTGGGGCTGCAGGGAGCTGGGGGAAATCTACAGCCTGCTGGGCGAGGCTTACCTCGCAGCGCAGGACTACGACACGGCCAccatgctgctgcagctgggatCCAAGATGGCGATCGAGG GCGGCGATAAGTCGGTGGAGGCGGAGTCGTTCTTCAGGGAAGGGATGGGGTTACAGAGTTCAGGAGATCATCAAGCAGCCATGGAG CTCTTCAACATCTGCGCAGAACTCTTTGGCTCTCTGCAAGACGTGAAAGGTTTGGTGAAGTCCTACAAGGCCATAGCCAAGTCCTTAGAAAG CGAAGGAAACATCGAGGAGTGTATTAAAATACTGGAGAAGGCAGCTGATCTGTGCCAGATCAGCgacctgcaggagctgctggcGGACATCAGCCTGACTCTGGGCTGCATCTACAGCGACGTG AATCGGCCTCTGAAATCGTGTGAATACTTCCTGCAGAGTTACAAAGCTGCCTGCACCGCCAGAGAGGTGGTTCTGCAGCATAAAGCCCAG GTGAAGCTGGGTCATACAAGCGTGCACGCTCTGATCAAGAGCTACAACTCTGAGATGGAGACGCCCTCACTGACCTCTGTGAAACGGCTGGTGGACTGGAAGGAGACCAGAGGTCACCAGGACTTCTGCTGA
- the slc10a7 gene encoding sodium/bile acid cotransporter 7 isoform X2 translates to MGLLARLRKEWFIIGIVLVILSAKLLPGVGVKEGPLRPEVTITYIAVSLIFFNSGLSLKTEELRNALFHVRLHLFVQSFTLVFFPLVIWLLLQVLALTAIDQWLLKGLQTVSCMPPPVSSAVILTKAVGGNEAAAIFNSAFGSFLGIVVTPLLLLLFLGSSSSVPFTSIFSQLFMTVVVPLILGQVCRGFLRECLERRKPPFGAISSAVLLMIIYTTFCDTFSNPNIELDPTSLLLVVIIIFSIQVSFMLLTFAFSTRSGSGFSPADTVAIMFCSTHKSLTLGIPMLKIVFSGYQHLSLISVPLLIYHPAQILLGSVLVPTIRSWMTSRQKGIKLSNLQPV, encoded by the exons ATGGGCCTCCTGGCGAGGCTCCGGAAGGAGTGGTTCATCATCGGGATAGTGCTGGTCATCCTGTCTGCCAAACTGCTGCCCGGTGTCGGTGTTAAAGAAG GTCCACTAAGGCCAGAGGTCACCATCACCTACATCGCCGTTTCCCTCATCTTCTTCAACAGCGGCCTGTCTCTGAAAACGGAG GAGCTGAGGAATGCGCTGTTCCACGTTCGCCTCCACCTCTTTGTCCAGTCGTTCACTCTGGTCTTCTTCCCCCTGGTCatctggctgctgctgcaggtcctGGCGCTGACCGCCATCGACCAGTGGCTGCTCAAAGG GTTACAGACGGTGAGCTGCATGCCCCCTCCGGTTTCCTCCGCCGTCATTCTGACCAAAGCAGTCGGCGGGAACGAG gcggcggccatctttaacTCTGCGTTCGGAAGCTTCCTG GGCATCGTGGTGactccactgctgctgctgctcttt ctcggCTCTTCATCCTCTGTTCCCTTCACCTCCATCTTCTCTCAGCTCTTCATGACGGTTGTTGTTCCGCTGATCCTGGGTCAG GTGTGCCGCGGTTTCCTCAGGGAGTGCCTGGAGCGCCGGAAGCCTCCGTTCGGCGCCATTAGCAGCGCCGTCCTCCTCATGATCATCTACACAACGTTCTGCGACACGTTCAGCAACCCCAACATCGAGCTGGACCCCACCAGCCTGCTGCTGGTCGTCATCATCA ttttctccaTCCAGGTCAGCTTCATGCTGCTCACCTTCGCCTTTTCCACCAG GTCTGGATCAGGATTCAGTCCCGCCGACACCGTCGCCATCATGTTCTGCTCCACACACAAGTCTCTCACTCTGG GAATCCCGATGCTGAAGATCGTCTTCTCAGGCTACCAGCATCTGTCTCTGATCTCCGTGCCGCTGCTCATCTACCACCCGGCCCAGATCCTGCTCGGCTCCGTCCTGGTGCCCACCATCCGGAGCTGGATGACGAGCCGACAGAAG gGGATCAAACTATCGAACCTGCAGCCGGTCTGA